In one Alnus glutinosa chromosome 14, dhAlnGlut1.1, whole genome shotgun sequence genomic region, the following are encoded:
- the LOC133857126 gene encoding cell wall protein RBT1 yields MRGTSKVIMGATLVMVVSLAIVLGLILVLLAELYCSLLLRRRQLRNTTSDTPTAAVMTSTTATNPTSSQPSHSKDESPPSPHSSFYAQGVLQAPRSLLFPAVSGIEDEAETKKLTHHIIDVQTQESNASPRQIGLLSASSPPTPCNDKASGCGEHFVYISNPIYDNDAMPSGVDSTPFETPDTSPSRLDTGGSSGDDDEVPQPSSPTTPPLTPMKKLPAEACSVSLRNARSFGTSGSDSNSGNGRSSSSSGSPCTSPSW; encoded by the coding sequence atgaggggGACATCCAAGGTGATTATGGGGGCAACTCTGGTAATGGTGGTGAGCCTTGCCATAGTGCTAGGCCTAATCTTGGTGCTGCTAGCTGAGCTCTACTGTTCTCTCTTACTCCGCCGGCGTCAGCTCAGAAACACCACCTCCGACACCCCCACGGCCGCTGTGATGACTTCCACCACAGCCACCAATCCTACCTCTTCTCAGCCCTCACATTCCAAAGACGAATCACCTCCTTCCCCTCACAGTAGCTTCTACGCCCAAGGGGTTCTTCAAGCTCCAAGAAGCTTACTCTTCCCTGCAGTTTCTGGCATAGAAGACGAGGCAGAAACAAAGAAGCTGACACATCATATTATTGACGTCCAAACCCAGGAGTCAAACGCAAGCCCACGTCAAATTGGACTTCTCTCTGCTTCTTCCCCACCAACTCCTTGTAATGACAAGGCCAGTGGTTGTGGGGAGCATTTTGTGTACATTTCTAATCCCATTTATGACAACGATGCCATGCCAAGCGGAGTGGACAGTACTCCATTTGAAACACCGGACACGTCGCCTTCACGATTAGATACAGGCGGTTCTTCTGGCGACGACGATGAGGTTCCCCAACCATCAAGCCCAACCACACCTCCTTTGACTCCAATGAAGAAGCTTCCGGCCGAAGCATGCTCCGTGTCCCTTAGGAATGCCAGGTCGTTTGGCACCTCAGGTAGTGATTCCAACAGTGGCAATGGCCGTTCATCGTCATCATCGGGTTCTCCTTGTACTTCTCCTTCATGGTGA